The following coding sequences lie in one Hyalangium ruber genomic window:
- a CDS encoding serine/threonine-protein kinase, whose translation MTGELLAGRYQLEQELGRGGMATVFLATDLRLARRVAVKVMHPGGDESRTERFRREAELVASLKHPNVLEIHDFGEDAARGPFLVCEWVQGESLRELARRLSPVPPEAAAVLGWALAEALGEAHARGVVHRDVKPENVLVARGGPLKLADFGIAALADQERLTSTGAITGSLPYMAPERIDTGAFSPASDVYAVGVMLFELCTGTTPHGGKGAAHLAASVMTKDAPPLTELVPGTPEPLSTLVARCLARDSRDRPASGEVLAPLLEEVVGRIAGSPAEESRAFFQDPLGYSARRREARFQQLLSEGRALLAKGQGARAAKVLNGALALQPDSPEVVALLRERPQAGRRKVLALGVALAVVLGGLAWGASRWLTPEPAPLPSVQVEPAPQEAKRPEPEAVAVQAPEPQVETPSPVARLEPVREGSRPEPKKKSSGSARPSAPRAAPVPSSAPEAPRSGSPTEAPPPAEPVKPATLKVTVRPWAEVFVDGKSRGYTPRVREVSLSPGEHRLRLVNPLCDTVEEVLQVSAGETVTREVALQVRKAEVHIAAPSGARVFIDGVEAGVAPLSGSQYVEHGRHVISARVPGGPPLRREVEVVAGTRIEVVLEGTP comes from the coding sequence ATGACGGGTGAACTGCTGGCCGGCCGCTACCAGTTGGAGCAGGAGCTGGGACGTGGCGGCATGGCCACCGTCTTCCTGGCCACGGACCTGCGGCTGGCGCGCCGGGTGGCGGTGAAGGTGATGCACCCGGGCGGCGACGAGAGCCGCACCGAGCGCTTCCGCCGCGAGGCCGAGCTGGTGGCCTCGCTCAAGCACCCCAACGTGCTGGAGATTCACGACTTCGGCGAGGACGCGGCGCGCGGGCCCTTCTTGGTGTGCGAGTGGGTGCAGGGCGAGAGCCTGCGCGAGCTGGCGCGGCGGCTCTCTCCCGTGCCTCCCGAGGCTGCGGCGGTGCTGGGGTGGGCATTGGCCGAGGCGCTCGGCGAGGCGCACGCGCGCGGGGTGGTACACCGAGACGTGAAGCCGGAGAACGTGCTGGTAGCTCGGGGAGGGCCGCTGAAGCTGGCGGACTTCGGCATCGCCGCGCTGGCGGATCAGGAGCGGCTCACGAGCACCGGCGCCATTACCGGCTCGCTGCCGTACATGGCGCCCGAGCGCATCGACACCGGCGCCTTCTCGCCCGCCTCGGACGTGTACGCGGTGGGCGTCATGCTCTTCGAGCTGTGTACCGGCACCACGCCGCACGGAGGAAAGGGCGCCGCGCACCTGGCGGCCTCGGTGATGACGAAGGATGCGCCGCCCCTGACGGAGCTCGTCCCGGGAACGCCTGAGCCGCTGAGTACCCTGGTCGCGCGCTGCCTCGCGAGGGACTCCCGCGACCGGCCCGCGAGCGGCGAGGTGCTGGCGCCGCTGCTGGAGGAGGTGGTGGGGCGCATCGCTGGGTCTCCGGCGGAGGAGTCCCGAGCCTTCTTCCAGGATCCGCTGGGCTACAGCGCGCGGCGCCGCGAGGCCCGGTTCCAGCAACTGCTGAGTGAAGGCCGCGCGTTGCTGGCGAAGGGCCAGGGGGCTCGGGCCGCGAAGGTGCTCAACGGCGCCCTGGCGCTCCAACCGGACTCGCCCGAGGTGGTCGCGTTGCTGCGCGAACGTCCGCAGGCCGGACGACGGAAGGTGCTCGCGCTGGGCGTGGCGCTGGCGGTCGTCCTCGGAGGGCTCGCGTGGGGAGCATCGCGATGGCTCACACCCGAGCCCGCGCCATTGCCCTCCGTCCAGGTCGAGCCGGCCCCTCAGGAGGCGAAGCGCCCGGAGCCCGAAGCCGTAGCGGTTCAGGCCCCGGAGCCCCAGGTGGAGACACCGAGCCCCGTCGCCCGTCTAGAGCCTGTGCGCGAGGGCTCACGTCCGGAGCCGAAGAAGAAGAGCTCCGGAAGCGCGCGTCCCTCGGCGCCACGCGCGGCTCCTGTGCCCTCCAGCGCCCCCGAAGCCCCCCGTAGCGGCTCCCCTACCGAGGCGCCCCCACCCGCCGAGCCCGTAAAGCCCGCGACGCTGAAGGTGACAGTGCGACCCTGGGCCGAGGTGTTCGTGGACGGCAAGAGCCGGGGCTACACGCCGCGCGTGCGCGAGGTGAGCCTCTCACCGGGCGAGCACCGCCTGCGCCTGGTCAACCCGCTGTGTGACACGGTGGAGGAAGTCCTTCAGGTATCCGCCGGGGAGACGGTGACGCGCGAAGTGGCGCTCCAGGTACGCAAGGCCGAGGTCCACATCGCCGCGCCCTCCGGCGCCCGCGTCTTCATCGACGGAGTGGAGGCGGGCGTGGCACCGCTCTCGGGCTCCCAATATGTCGAGCACGGACGGCACGTCATCTCGGCCCGGGTGCCGGGAGGGCCGCCCCTGCGGCGCGAGGTGGAGGTGGTGGCGGGAACGCGCATCGAGGTGGTGCTGGAGGGAACGCCATGA
- a CDS encoding latent transforming growth factor beta-binding protein, whose protein sequence is MRRPCLVLFAALASTVWLGCPLDIQVRCEDDPTCEEETPCEGSDCAEALNCDEDSHCRAGWRCNEAGKCEEGPRLGETCEGLDCQRLAVCHPLYHRCEYTCRADLECPSSYRCSPDSLCIEQCGGTPPETLGLTCRSSMDCVRCGVCVGSGSTKQCRQPCQRDEDCPGGAPGVCEQVGSGTHRACRLL, encoded by the coding sequence ATGCGCCGACCCTGCCTCGTCCTGTTCGCCGCACTCGCCAGCACGGTGTGGCTCGGCTGTCCGCTCGACATCCAGGTCCGCTGCGAGGACGACCCCACGTGCGAGGAGGAGACGCCGTGCGAGGGCTCCGACTGCGCCGAGGCCCTCAACTGCGACGAGGACTCGCACTGTCGGGCGGGCTGGCGCTGCAACGAGGCGGGCAAGTGCGAGGAAGGGCCCCGGCTGGGAGAGACGTGCGAGGGCCTCGACTGCCAGCGCCTCGCGGTCTGCCACCCGCTGTACCACCGCTGCGAATACACCTGCCGCGCGGACCTGGAGTGTCCTTCCAGCTACCGGTGCAGCCCGGACTCGCTGTGCATCGAGCAGTGCGGCGGCACGCCTCCGGAGACGCTGGGCCTCACCTGTCGCTCTTCCATGGACTGTGTCCGCTGCGGCGTCTGCGTGGGCTCCGGGAGCACGAAGCAATGCCGCCAGCCCTGCCAGCGCGATGAGGACTGCCCCGGGGGCGCGCCGGGCGTGTGTGAGCAGGTGGGCTCGGGCACGCACCGAGCGTGCCGGCTGCTCTGA
- a CDS encoding sigma 54-interacting transcriptional regulator: MSLFLVLPDGRRIPLDKPVVSVGTDAACDVVLDASGVKASHALLFRDARGWSVSPASKGCDVRVRGKRVELAALAPGDAFSVGSATLTLLASEAPQAPTQAPSGKMVAVLAGFASRLMLQRPAPELLESAMRGLAEAVGADVGFLVSAEGVRRQVLCATGPVPEAAVVDSLVDRVVASGAPVLVADVAADKALAGAPSILALRLTSALVVPLRAGPAPLSVVYLGRRAGTPPFSAVELEEAMALSALAALLLATSRELTELRAQVDNLTQRIEAATFEGLIGESRPMGELYRQVERLGPTSLNVLIQGETGTGKEGVARALHRRSGRRGRLVAINCAALPESLIERELFGHARGAFSGAGADRPGLVESADGGTLFLDEIGDMPRALQTRLLRVVQEREVTRLGENHPRKVDMRVISASHKPLKALVREGLFREDLLFRLDEVRVDVPPLRERGDDVLLIAHHVLSQEGRRAKGFTQKATEALRGHPFPGNVRELVSRVRRAAILASGELIGPADLELGGEHAPLAPLEEARDAFVQRYVREAIARSGGSKKDAAQALGIGLRSLFRYLGEGE; encoded by the coding sequence GTCCCTCTTCCTGGTTCTGCCCGATGGCCGCCGCATCCCGCTGGACAAGCCCGTGGTGTCCGTAGGCACGGACGCCGCCTGCGACGTCGTCCTCGATGCCTCCGGAGTGAAGGCCAGCCACGCATTGCTGTTCCGCGACGCTCGCGGTTGGTCGGTGTCTCCCGCGAGCAAGGGCTGCGACGTGCGGGTGCGCGGCAAGCGCGTGGAGCTGGCCGCTCTCGCTCCGGGCGATGCCTTCTCCGTGGGCAGCGCCACGCTCACCCTCCTCGCCTCCGAAGCGCCTCAGGCCCCCACGCAGGCTCCGTCCGGGAAGATGGTCGCGGTGCTGGCGGGCTTCGCGTCGCGGCTGATGCTGCAGCGCCCCGCCCCGGAGCTGCTGGAGTCAGCCATGCGCGGGCTGGCGGAGGCGGTGGGCGCGGACGTGGGCTTCCTGGTGTCGGCGGAAGGAGTGCGGCGACAGGTGCTGTGCGCCACCGGGCCGGTGCCGGAGGCGGCGGTGGTGGACAGCCTGGTGGATCGGGTGGTGGCCTCGGGGGCGCCGGTGCTGGTGGCGGACGTGGCCGCGGACAAGGCGCTGGCCGGCGCGCCGAGCATCCTGGCCCTGCGCCTCACCTCCGCCCTGGTGGTGCCCCTGCGCGCGGGGCCGGCGCCCCTCTCGGTGGTGTACCTCGGGCGACGCGCCGGCACCCCGCCCTTCTCCGCAGTGGAGTTGGAGGAGGCCATGGCCCTCTCCGCGCTGGCGGCGCTGCTGCTGGCCACCTCGCGCGAGCTGACCGAGCTGCGCGCGCAGGTGGACAACCTCACGCAGCGGATCGAAGCGGCGACGTTCGAGGGCCTCATCGGCGAGTCGCGCCCCATGGGCGAGCTGTACCGGCAGGTGGAGCGCCTGGGGCCCACCTCGCTCAACGTGCTGATCCAGGGCGAGACGGGCACGGGCAAGGAAGGCGTGGCGCGGGCGCTGCACCGGCGCAGCGGGCGACGCGGACGGCTGGTGGCCATCAACTGCGCGGCGCTGCCCGAGTCCCTCATCGAGCGAGAGCTGTTCGGCCACGCGCGCGGCGCCTTCTCGGGCGCGGGCGCGGACCGGCCCGGGCTGGTGGAGTCGGCGGACGGAGGCACGCTCTTCCTGGACGAGATCGGCGACATGCCGCGCGCGCTCCAGACCCGGCTGCTGCGCGTGGTGCAGGAGCGCGAAGTCACCCGGCTGGGAGAGAACCACCCGCGCAAGGTGGACATGCGCGTCATCTCCGCTTCGCACAAGCCGCTCAAGGCGCTGGTGCGGGAGGGCCTCTTCCGGGAGGATCTCCTGTTCCGGCTGGACGAGGTGCGCGTGGACGTGCCGCCCTTGCGGGAGCGCGGAGACGACGTGCTGCTCATCGCTCACCATGTGCTGTCCCAGGAGGGCCGCCGCGCCAAGGGCTTCACCCAGAAGGCCACCGAGGCGCTGCGAGGCCACCCCTTCCCCGGCAATGTGCGCGAGCTGGTGTCGCGGGTTCGGCGCGCGGCGATCCTGGCCTCGGGAGAGCTCATCGGCCCGGCGGACCTGGAGCTGGGTGGAGAGCACGCCCCGCTGGCGCCGCTGGAGGAGGCGCGTGATGCCTTCGTGCAGCGGTACGTGCGCGAGGCCATCGCCCGCAGTGGCGGGAGCAAGAAGGACGCGGCGCAGGCCCTGGGAATCGGCCTGCGCTCGCTGTTCCGCTACCTGGGCGAAGGAGAATGA